Proteins from one Amycolatopsis benzoatilytica AK 16/65 genomic window:
- a CDS encoding TetR/AcrR family transcriptional regulator, with amino-acid sequence MTAQARRDDLIAAALDLFGTRAPELVTVDDIVAKAEVSRPLFYRYFPSLRDLQMQALRTVTDGLVDRLATLEEGPPEERLRAAVRGLIDVAAHYREGYVALLRSGSVIATSETDAAIDEVRNRAVELILESLPIPNPSPLVLLTLRCWTAVVEGALLSWLQEGTVPRETLDGWLVDQLTAMLAATRTWA; translated from the coding sequence ATGACCGCGCAGGCCCGCCGGGACGACCTGATCGCCGCGGCGCTGGACCTGTTCGGCACCCGAGCGCCGGAACTGGTCACGGTCGACGACATCGTGGCGAAGGCGGAGGTTTCGCGACCGCTGTTCTACCGGTATTTCCCCAGTCTGCGAGATCTGCAGATGCAGGCGTTGCGCACGGTCACCGACGGCTTGGTGGACCGCCTGGCGACGCTGGAGGAAGGCCCGCCGGAAGAACGCCTCCGGGCGGCGGTGCGGGGGTTGATCGACGTCGCCGCGCATTACCGAGAGGGATACGTGGCGCTGCTGCGCAGTGGTTCGGTGATCGCCACGTCGGAGACGGACGCGGCCATCGACGAAGTGAGAAACCGGGCAGTAGAACTGATCTTGGAATCGCTGCCCATCCCGAACCCGTCGCCCTTGGTGCTGCTGACGCTGCGCTGCTGGACCGCGGTCGTGGAAGGCGCGCTGCTCTCCTGGCTGCAAGAAGGCACCGTCCCGCGCGAAACGCTGGACGGCTGGCTCGTCGACCAGCTCACCGCGATGCTCGCCGCCACGCGCACCTGGGCCTAA
- a CDS encoding SDR family oxidoreductase: protein MSHKQVTASDGVRLSARVSGNPDGPTVVLVHGYPDNSSMWDGVAAELRRAHRVVVYDVRGAGESDKPRPRRAYRLDQLADDLAAVVDEVQPEGRVHLVAHDWGSIQAWHAVTGDRLRGRIASYTSLSGPSLDHAGAWFRAQLTRPTPRRLGHALRQFLHSYYIVAFQFPVLPELMWRSGAMGALIRKLEPAESSPKISDGVHGLKLYRANMGPRLSRPRPRPADIPVQVLAPTGDSYVTAPLQTEVERWVPDLYVRRVIGSHWITRAKPAVVASAAAELIASVETGEQTRSLRRARAGRTGRFAHHLVVITGAGSGIGRETALAFAAEGADVVVSDINGASAAETAKLVRERGVDAGEYTVDSSDGAAVEKFAQQVREEFGVPDIVVNNAGIGMSGPFLDTTIEDWEKVVDVNLWGVIHGCRAFAPMMKERSEGGQIVNLASAAAYLPSKILTAYGTTKAAVLALSNGLRAELAEDGIGVTAICPGLVNTNITSTTRFVGVDTAEEQRRQKASSKLYARRNFGPERVARDILNAVEKNVAIQPSTPEAKVAWILSRLTPGVLRAAAKLDVTP from the coding sequence ATGTCTCACAAGCAGGTGACTGCCAGCGACGGAGTCCGCCTTTCGGCCCGGGTGAGTGGCAATCCGGACGGGCCCACCGTGGTGCTCGTGCACGGTTATCCGGACAACAGCTCGATGTGGGACGGCGTCGCCGCGGAGCTGCGCCGTGCGCATCGAGTCGTCGTCTACGACGTGCGGGGCGCGGGGGAGTCCGACAAGCCGCGTCCGCGCCGGGCGTACCGGCTGGACCAGCTCGCCGACGACCTCGCCGCCGTGGTCGACGAGGTGCAGCCGGAGGGCAGGGTCCACCTCGTCGCGCACGACTGGGGCTCCATCCAGGCCTGGCACGCGGTCACCGGCGACCGGCTGCGCGGCCGGATCGCTTCCTACACTTCGCTTTCCGGGCCCAGCCTGGATCACGCCGGGGCCTGGTTCCGCGCGCAACTGACCCGGCCGACCCCGCGCCGGCTCGGGCACGCGCTGCGCCAGTTCCTGCACTCGTACTACATCGTCGCGTTCCAGTTCCCGGTGCTGCCGGAACTCATGTGGCGCAGCGGAGCCATGGGCGCGCTGATCCGGAAACTGGAACCCGCCGAGTCCTCGCCGAAGATCTCGGACGGCGTGCACGGCCTCAAGCTGTACCGGGCGAACATGGGCCCGCGGCTGTCCCGGCCGCGCCCGCGTCCGGCCGACATCCCGGTCCAGGTGCTGGCCCCGACCGGCGACTCGTACGTGACAGCTCCGCTGCAGACCGAGGTCGAACGCTGGGTGCCGGACCTCTACGTCCGGCGCGTGATCGGCTCGCACTGGATCACCCGCGCCAAGCCCGCCGTCGTCGCGTCGGCGGCTGCGGAGTTGATCGCGTCGGTGGAAACCGGCGAGCAAACCCGCTCCTTGCGCCGAGCCCGGGCCGGCCGCACCGGCCGGTTCGCGCACCACTTGGTGGTGATCACCGGCGCGGGCAGCGGAATCGGCAGGGAAACCGCGCTGGCCTTCGCCGCGGAAGGCGCCGACGTCGTGGTCAGCGACATCAACGGCGCCTCCGCCGCGGAAACCGCGAAACTGGTGCGAGAGCGCGGCGTCGACGCTGGCGAGTACACAGTGGACTCGTCGGACGGTGCCGCGGTGGAGAAGTTCGCCCAGCAGGTGCGCGAGGAGTTCGGGGTGCCGGACATCGTCGTGAACAACGCCGGGATCGGCATGTCCGGCCCGTTCCTGGACACGACGATCGAGGACTGGGAAAAGGTCGTGGACGTCAACCTGTGGGGCGTGATCCACGGTTGCCGCGCCTTCGCGCCGATGATGAAGGAACGGTCGGAGGGCGGGCAGATCGTCAACCTCGCCTCGGCCGCGGCTTATCTGCCGTCGAAGATCCTCACCGCGTACGGAACGACCAAAGCCGCGGTTTTGGCGCTGAGCAACGGGTTGCGTGCGGAACTGGCCGAGGACGGCATCGGCGTGACGGCGATCTGCCCCGGGTTGGTGAACACCAACATCACCAGCACCACCCGGTTCGTCGGAGTGGACACCGCCGAGGAGCAGCGCCGGCAGAAGGCGTCGTCAAAGCTTTATGCCCGCCGCAATTTCGGCCCGGAGCGAGTGGCCCGCGACATTCTGAACGCGGTGGAGAAGAACGTCGCGATCCAACCGTCGACTCCGGAGGCGAAGGTCGCCTGGATCCTGTCCCGGCTGACGCCCGGAGTGCTGCGCGCGGCGGCGAAACTGGACGTCACCCCGTGA